Proteins from a single region of Abyssalbus ytuae:
- a CDS encoding 3'-5' exonuclease, protein MIHWFKRKEYPDFWHRYKSHFKSFNKPDLENTRFIVFDTETTGLNVVNDRILSIGAVAVKNNFIDVSDSFEIYLNQEKYNATTVEIHGILKEGKLIKADEGDAVVKFLEYIKESVLVAHHTAFDMAMINEALKRMKLPKLKNRSIDTGYLFKKLNNDTTENKHYALDELCVNFNIPMHDRHTATGDAFITALLFLKLKKQLLAKGFTLHDFFIKSPKRGLL, encoded by the coding sequence ATGATACACTGGTTTAAACGTAAAGAATACCCCGATTTTTGGCATCGTTACAAAAGTCATTTCAAATCCTTTAATAAACCGGATTTGGAAAATACCCGTTTTATAGTTTTTGATACTGAAACCACCGGGTTGAATGTTGTAAATGACAGGATTTTATCAATAGGGGCAGTAGCGGTAAAAAATAACTTTATTGATGTATCCGACAGTTTTGAAATATACCTGAACCAGGAAAAGTATAATGCAACAACCGTAGAAATTCACGGGATATTAAAAGAAGGAAAACTCATAAAGGCCGATGAAGGAGATGCTGTTGTAAAGTTTCTGGAGTATATAAAAGAATCTGTTTTGGTGGCCCATCATACAGCTTTTGATATGGCCATGATAAATGAAGCATTAAAAAGAATGAAACTGCCAAAACTTAAAAATAGGAGTATTGATACGGGTTATTTGTTTAAAAAATTAAACAATGACACTACCGAAAATAAACATTATGCCCTGGATGAATTGTGTGTAAATTTTAATATACCCATGCATGACAGGCATACTGCAACGGGCGATGCTTTTATTACCGCTTTGTTATTTTTAAAATTAAAAAAACAATTGTTGGCTAAAGGGTTTACTTTACACGATTTTTTTATAAAATCTCCCAAGCGGGGACTTTTGTAA
- a CDS encoding HipA family kinase: MPKLLNLISLRHIIKGGSSKPVSIQAEDENGKVSSYVLKLFKKKHVDQNYSSAKEILGVELAKDFDLPVSDYGIINFDHKYLKSFFDDKYISELDIGYKFCSELKEGMVIYDSSGTNRFLKNYDLENVFGFDNIILNTDRGGYRYKPNLLVGDDDFLLIDHETILPHYTSGSIEEQINYKNKFNSYIYTNHIFYNDLKKKRKKGIMFDETIMHLSNFDLKKIDNIFADFDKFNITCGNKNKCYSYFKWLKDNINDVYNTLNNRLFNG, from the coding sequence ATGCCAAAACTTTTAAACTTAATAAGCCTTAGACATATAATTAAAGGGGGGAGTTCAAAACCTGTTTCAATTCAGGCAGAAGATGAAAACGGAAAAGTTTCTTCATATGTGCTTAAGTTATTTAAGAAAAAACATGTAGATCAAAATTATTCATCGGCAAAAGAAATTTTAGGAGTAGAATTAGCCAAAGATTTTGATTTGCCTGTTTCAGATTATGGAATTATTAATTTCGACCACAAATATTTAAAATCATTTTTCGATGATAAATATATATCTGAGTTAGATATAGGGTATAAGTTTTGTAGTGAATTAAAAGAGGGTATGGTTATATATGACAGTAGTGGCACTAACAGATTCTTAAAAAACTATGATTTAGAAAATGTTTTTGGCTTTGATAATATTATTCTTAATACAGACAGGGGTGGGTATAGATATAAACCTAATTTACTTGTTGGCGATGATGATTTTTTACTAATTGACCATGAAACAATATTACCACATTATACCTCCGGAAGTATAGAGGAACAGATTAATTATAAAAATAAGTTTAATAGTTATATTTACACAAATCACATTTTTTATAATGACTTAAAGAAAAAACGAAAAAAAGGGATAATGTTTGATGAAACTATAATGCATTTGTCAAATTTTGATTTAAAGAAAATTGATAATATATTCGCAGACTTTGATAAATTTAACATTACTTGTGGTAATAAAAACAAATGTTATTCTTATTTTAAATGGTTGAAAGACAATATAAATGATGTTTATAATACTTTGAATAATAGACTTTTTAATGGATAA
- the acs gene encoding acetate--CoA ligase: MSNYHIKHLEEYFQIYRKSVRDPENFWEEVAEEHFMWRKKWDKVLSWDFTKPEIKWFEGAKLNITENCIDRHLPTHGNKTAIIFEPNDPEEKEQYITFKDLHERVCKMANVLKDQGVKKGDRVCIYLPMIPELAVSVLACARIGAIHSVVFAGFSSSALATRINDSNCKMVITSDGSYRGSKTIDLKGIVDESLEKCPCVETVLVAKRINSEINMTQNRDKWLQPLLDAANDYCPAEIMDSEDPLFILYTSGSTGMPKGMVHSTGGYMVYTAYTFKNVFQYKDEDIYWCTADIGWITGHSYILYGPLANGATTLMFEGVPSYPDFGRFWQIVEKYKVNQFYTAPTAIRALAKENLEYVEKYDLSSLKVMGSVGEPINEEAWHWYNINVGKKKSPIVDTWWQTETGGIMISPIPYATPTIPTYASLPLPGIQPALMDENGQEIKGNQVDGRLCIKFPWPSIARTIWGNHQRYKDTYFSAFENKYFTGDGALRDEVGYYRITGRVDDVIIVSGHNLGTAPIEDAVNEHPAVAESAIVGFPHDVKGNALYGYVILKETGETRNQDNLRKEINQIITEHIGPIAKLDKIQFTSGLPKTRSGKIMRRILRKIASKDTGNLGDTSTLLNPEVVKEIMDNAL; the protein is encoded by the coding sequence ATGAGTAATTATCATATTAAGCACCTGGAAGAATATTTTCAAATCTACCGAAAATCTGTCAGGGATCCTGAAAACTTCTGGGAAGAAGTAGCTGAAGAACATTTTATGTGGAGAAAAAAATGGGACAAAGTACTTAGCTGGGATTTTACAAAACCCGAAATAAAATGGTTTGAAGGTGCTAAACTTAACATAACAGAAAATTGTATTGACAGGCATTTGCCCACACATGGCAACAAAACTGCCATCATATTTGAACCCAACGACCCCGAGGAAAAAGAACAATACATAACTTTTAAAGACTTGCACGAGCGTGTGTGTAAAATGGCTAATGTTCTAAAGGATCAAGGGGTAAAAAAAGGTGACAGAGTTTGTATTTATTTACCAATGATACCGGAACTCGCCGTTTCAGTACTGGCATGTGCACGAATTGGTGCCATACACTCGGTAGTCTTTGCCGGGTTTTCTTCCAGCGCCCTGGCTACAAGGATAAACGACAGTAACTGTAAGATGGTGATTACCTCTGATGGTTCATACAGAGGTTCAAAAACCATAGACCTGAAAGGTATAGTAGATGAAAGCCTTGAAAAATGCCCCTGTGTAGAAACAGTACTGGTTGCAAAACGGATTAATTCCGAAATAAATATGACCCAAAACCGTGATAAGTGGTTGCAACCTTTACTTGATGCGGCAAACGATTATTGTCCTGCAGAAATAATGGATTCTGAAGACCCCTTATTTATTTTATATACATCGGGCTCTACCGGAATGCCTAAAGGTATGGTGCATAGTACCGGCGGATATATGGTATATACGGCCTATACTTTTAAAAATGTTTTTCAGTATAAAGATGAAGATATTTACTGGTGTACTGCAGATATTGGCTGGATAACAGGCCATAGCTATATTTTATACGGCCCGCTGGCCAACGGTGCTACCACGTTAATGTTTGAAGGGGTGCCCAGCTATCCTGATTTCGGGAGATTCTGGCAGATAGTAGAAAAATACAAAGTAAACCAGTTTTATACAGCTCCCACTGCCATAAGGGCTTTGGCAAAAGAAAATCTGGAATATGTTGAAAAATATGATCTGTCCTCATTAAAAGTAATGGGATCAGTAGGAGAGCCTATTAATGAAGAGGCATGGCACTGGTATAACATTAATGTGGGTAAAAAGAAAAGCCCCATTGTAGATACCTGGTGGCAAACCGAAACAGGAGGCATCATGATCTCTCCTATTCCTTATGCTACCCCCACCATTCCCACATACGCCTCTTTACCCCTGCCCGGCATTCAACCGGCTTTAATGGACGAAAACGGCCAGGAGATTAAAGGTAACCAGGTAGATGGAAGATTGTGTATAAAGTTTCCATGGCCCTCTATAGCCAGAACAATTTGGGGAAATCATCAACGATATAAGGACACCTATTTTTCGGCTTTTGAAAATAAATATTTTACAGGAGACGGGGCTTTAAGGGATGAAGTCGGGTATTACAGAATTACAGGCCGTGTTGACGATGTAATTATTGTCTCCGGCCATAATTTGGGTACTGCACCAATAGAAGATGCTGTTAACGAACATCCGGCAGTTGCAGAATCGGCAATTGTAGGTTTCCCTCACGACGTAAAAGGTAATGCCCTGTACGGTTATGTTATTTTAAAAGAAACAGGCGAAACCAGGAATCAGGATAATCTTCGTAAGGAAATTAACCAGATTATTACCGAGCATATTGGCCCAATTGCCAAACTTGATAAAATTCAGTTTACTTCAGGACTGCCAAAAACCAGGTCAGGTAAAATTATGCGTAGAATACTGCGAAAAATTGCCAGTAAAGATACCGGTAATTTAGGCGACACTTCTACCCTGCTCAATCCGGAGGTAGTGAAAGAAATAATGGATAATGCTTTGTAA
- a CDS encoding response regulator transcription factor, giving the protein MKRKILIVDDEPNIVMTLEYTFKKQDFEVYIARDGNEALQILENNIPHVVLLDIMMPGVDGYQTLHHIRNNENLKNTKVVFLTAKNKASDIEKGLKLGADKYLTKPFSLKKIVSEIHELLN; this is encoded by the coding sequence ATGAAAAGAAAGATTCTGATTGTTGATGACGAACCTAATATAGTGATGACTCTGGAATATACCTTTAAAAAACAAGATTTTGAGGTTTATATAGCCCGGGACGGAAATGAGGCATTACAAATTTTAGAAAACAATATCCCCCATGTGGTTTTACTGGATATTATGATGCCCGGCGTTGATGGTTACCAGACACTTCATCACATCAGAAACAATGAAAACCTGAAAAATACCAAAGTTGTTTTTTTAACAGCTAAAAATAAAGCTTCAGATATAGAAAAAGGTTTAAAACTTGGAGCTGATAAATATTTAACCAAACCTTTTTCACTTAAAAAAATAGTTTCAGAAATACATGAACTATTAAATTAA